A window of the Linepithema humile isolate Giens D197 chromosome 4, Lhum_UNIL_v1.0, whole genome shotgun sequence genome harbors these coding sequences:
- the CCHa1 gene encoding uncharacterized protein CCHa1 isoform X1 — MAFTLRNPRVVQTYTIVSIFCFIGSFCTAGACMGYGSSCWGAHGKRSDMQDVPVIRILAAKTLLSESPQKAQWILSRLMTRQPVLPFTDKYHVRWSGFSKDKTYVSPKWDRYTAPMNDETFESIRIPINNENENDERKASIIQSAMRKRNEKFENTPEILLVSSNEYDKLINDPYKLDVLKFLVGLVVIFTFIENFLFNSSKY; from the exons ATGGCATTTACTTTGAGAAATCCCCGTGTCGTGCAGACCTATACCATCGTGTCGATCTTCTGCTTCATCGGAAGTTTCTGCACGGCCG GGGCTTGTATGGGCTACGGATCTTCTTGTTGGGGAG cacATGGAAAACGCAGCGATATGCAAGATGTACCTGTCATACGCATCCTGGCAGCCAAGACTTTGTTGAGCGAATCCCCGCAAAAGGCGCAATGGATTCTGTCCCGTTTGATGACTAGACAACCCGTATTACCATTCACGGATAAATATCATGTTAGGTGGAGCGGTTTCTCTAAGGATAAAACGTATGTTTCGCCAAAGTGGGATCGCTATACGGCACCAATGAACGACGAAACTTTTGAATCAATCAG AATTCCAATTAACAACGAAAATGAAAACGATGAGAGGAAAGCCAGCATTATACAAAGTGCAATGCGTAAGAGAaacgaaaaatttgaaaacactCCAGAAATCTTATTAGTTTCGTCTAATGAGTACGATAAACTAATTAACGATCCTTACAAGTTAGATGTACTCAAGTTTCTGGTGGGCCTTGtggttatatttacatttattgagAACTTTCTATTCAATTCATCTAAGTATTAA
- the LOC105675028 gene encoding uncharacterized protein isoform X1 — translation MRISATSGPISSLYLSIGLLMVLASVSNKAHAIPRGERNIGRRDISEYRRVKGRCHSYGHPCLSAYGKRYDSTVRRDTLQESISRNFQEFELPSPKDELFYILPNNEFRESSDRSFMRTLKGTQRLYSNLLSSLVNQLITSHRHSRRSDPNITNK, via the exons ATGAGGATTAGCGCGACTTCCGGTCCTATTTCCTCGCTCTACCTTTCGATCGGTTTGCTCATGGTCCTGGCTTCCGTCAGCAATAAGGCGCATGCTATAC CGCGAGGAGAAAGGAATATTGGCCGCCGGGATATCAGTGAATATCGTCGTGTAAAAG GTCGCTGTCACAGTTACGGACATCCCTGTCTCAGCGCTTACGGGAAGAGATACGATTCGACCGTGCGACGCGACACGTTGCAAGAAAGTATTAGTCGCAACTTTCAAGAATTCGAACTACCGTCACCCAAggatgaattattttacattcttccAAACAACGAATTTCGGGAATCATCAGACCGGTCTTTCATGCGGACTCTCAAAGGCACTCAACGATTATACTCGAATCTTCTGTCATCTTTAGTTAATCAGTTG atAACATCCCATCGCCATTCGCGTCGTTCAGATCCAAATATAACCAACAAATAA
- the CCHa1 gene encoding uncharacterized protein CCHa1 isoform X2 gives MAFTLRNPRVVQTYTIVSIFCFIGSFCTAGACMGYGSSCWGAHGKRSDMQDVPVIRILAAKTLLSESPQKAQWILSRLMTRQPVLPFTDKYHVRWSGFSKDKTYVSPKWDRYTAPMNDETFESIRIPINNENENDERKASIIQSAMRKRNEKFENTPEILLVSSNEYDKLINDPYKLDVLKFLNEGNGKAE, from the exons ATGGCATTTACTTTGAGAAATCCCCGTGTCGTGCAGACCTATACCATCGTGTCGATCTTCTGCTTCATCGGAAGTTTCTGCACGGCCG GGGCTTGTATGGGCTACGGATCTTCTTGTTGGGGAG cacATGGAAAACGCAGCGATATGCAAGATGTACCTGTCATACGCATCCTGGCAGCCAAGACTTTGTTGAGCGAATCCCCGCAAAAGGCGCAATGGATTCTGTCCCGTTTGATGACTAGACAACCCGTATTACCATTCACGGATAAATATCATGTTAGGTGGAGCGGTTTCTCTAAGGATAAAACGTATGTTTCGCCAAAGTGGGATCGCTATACGGCACCAATGAACGACGAAACTTTTGAATCAATCAG AATTCCAATTAACAACGAAAATGAAAACGATGAGAGGAAAGCCAGCATTATACAAAGTGCAATGCGTAAGAGAaacgaaaaatttgaaaacactCCAGAAATCTTATTAGTTTCGTCTAATGAGTACGATAAACTAATTAACGATCCTTACAAGTTAGATGTACTCAAGTTTCTG AATGAAGGGAACGGAAAAGCGGAATAA
- the LOC105675028 gene encoding uncharacterized protein isoform X2 yields MRISATSGPISSLYLSIGLLMVLASVSNKAHAIRRCHSYGHPCLSAYGKRYDSTVRRDTLQESISRNFQEFELPSPKDELFYILPNNEFRESSDRSFMRTLKGTQRLYSNLLSSLVNQLITSHRHSRRSDPNITNK; encoded by the exons ATGAGGATTAGCGCGACTTCCGGTCCTATTTCCTCGCTCTACCTTTCGATCGGTTTGCTCATGGTCCTGGCTTCCGTCAGCAATAAGGCGCATGCTATAC GTCGCTGTCACAGTTACGGACATCCCTGTCTCAGCGCTTACGGGAAGAGATACGATTCGACCGTGCGACGCGACACGTTGCAAGAAAGTATTAGTCGCAACTTTCAAGAATTCGAACTACCGTCACCCAAggatgaattattttacattcttccAAACAACGAATTTCGGGAATCATCAGACCGGTCTTTCATGCGGACTCTCAAAGGCACTCAACGATTATACTCGAATCTTCTGTCATCTTTAGTTAATCAGTTG atAACATCCCATCGCCATTCGCGTCGTTCAGATCCAAATATAACCAACAAATAA